One Helicobacter ganmani genomic region harbors:
- a CDS encoding O-fucosyltransferase family protein, with translation MNIESAEEIFAPDFIQSYVYAGKIPNNDIYGTKPGAKSLDDFLVKPYQRSWGHYFYHGELNYEGLPKDYAKDYPSFWRKIAFSEKIQVLLQEAAQNAENLKSKIGREYLSIHIRSGDIVYNPCGAFWFYKYTPAEIAMELIEQAIQKSQAILLFGEDSQEIEALVEYYGRNYPHIYNSKEFLGKNLENETQIALQEIILMSHSCEIYTNGGSGFARLASLIGLGREPQSWSKIFSKEEQYRILKKNANKILFKPLQNSYSRMLLAALHLELFPQDLESLLRIVKEAIVYNDKVATYHFFEAMILLALDKEAKAEAKAKWLFEKFDVNTIFTRGAFDGFLGRNFIARFALKQYEKFLSLQKTSVYLNLLASKLFGIEFAWRAQSVDSKNTTFKGHYLSLIKSIPQQNPIQQSSLTGATLRFQSHLAYKLGNAMILNSKSLWGMIRLPYVLSYIKESHKIEQQQYQERIKKNPKLKLPPLESYADYKEAIQIKNYTSYKLGEGLIAANRAGGGGNIALFAQSLCG, from the coding sequence ATGAATATTGAAAGTGCGGAGGAGATTTTTGCCCCCGATTTTATCCAAAGTTATGTGTATGCAGGAAAGATTCCCAATAATGACATTTATGGGACAAAGCCGGGTGCAAAATCTTTAGACGACTTTTTAGTAAAGCCCTATCAACGCTCTTGGGGGCATTATTTTTATCATGGTGAATTAAATTATGAGGGATTACCAAAGGATTACGCAAAAGATTATCCAAGTTTTTGGCGAAAGATTGCCTTTAGTGAAAAAATCCAAGTCCTCTTGCAAGAGGCAGCACAAAATGCAGAGAATCTCAAAAGCAAGATAGGCAGGGAGTATCTCTCTATACATATACGAAGCGGAGATATTGTGTATAATCCTTGTGGCGCGTTTTGGTTTTACAAATACACGCCCGCAGAAATTGCTATGGAGCTGATAGAGCAAGCGATACAAAAATCTCAAGCTATTTTGCTTTTTGGCGAGGATAGTCAGGAAATAGAGGCTTTGGTAGAGTATTATGGGAGGAATTATCCCCACATTTATAATTCTAAGGAGTTTCTAGGCAAAAACTTGGAGAATGAGACGCAAATCGCACTCCAAGAGATTATTTTAATGTCTCATTCTTGCGAAATCTACACCAATGGTGGAAGTGGTTTTGCAAGGCTTGCAAGCCTCATAGGTTTGGGACGAGAACCCCAAAGCTGGTCAAAAATCTTTAGCAAAGAGGAGCAGTATAGAATCCTAAAGAAAAATGCCAATAAGATTCTATTTAAGCCTTTGCAAAATTCTTATAGCAGAATGTTGCTTGCTGCATTGCATTTGGAACTTTTCCCGCAAGATTTGGAATCCCTGCTTAGAATTGTGAAAGAAGCAATTGTTTATAATGACAAAGTTGCAACCTATCATTTTTTTGAGGCAATGATTTTGCTTGCTTTAGATAAGGAAGCAAAGGCGGAGGCAAAGGCAAAATGGCTCTTTGAGAAGTTTGATGTAAATACAATCTTTACAAGAGGGGCTTTTGATGGCTTTTTGGGTCGTAATTTTATTGCACGCTTTGCATTGAAGCAGTATGAGAAATTTTTGTCTTTGCAAAAGACAAGTGTGTATTTGAATCTCTTGGCTTCCAAGCTTTTTGGGATTGAGTTTGCGTGGAGAGCACAGAGTGTAGATTCCAAAAATACTACCTTCAAGGGACATTATCTCTCGCTTATAAAATCTATACCCCAACAAAACCCAATTCAGCAAAGTAGCCTAACAGGCGCAACTCTACGCTTCCAATCCCATTTAGCCTACAAATTAGGCAATGCAATGATTCTAAACTCCAAAAGCTTATGGGGAATGATACGCTTACCTTATGTTCTAAGCTATATTAAAGAATCCCATAAGATAGAACAGCAACAATATCAAGAAAGAATCAAAAAGAATCCAAAACTAAAACTTCCTCCTCTAGAATCTTATGCAGACTATAAGGAAGCAATCCAAATCAAAAACTACACTTCTTATAAACTAGGCGAAGGTTTAATTGCTGCGAATCGTGCGGGGGGGGGGGGCAATATTGCTTTATTTGCTCAAAGCCTTTGTGGCTAA